The window AATCCGCACTGGCAGCTTCCCATTCATGGCTAACGGTCGCGCGCGTGCGTTGGGCGATACCACTGGCTTTGCCAAAGTGATTGCCGATGCCAAGACAGACGAAGTGCTGGGCGTGCATATTGTCGGACCTATGGCTTCGGAACTGATTGCCGAAGCGGTAACCATCATGGAATTCAAAGGCGCCGCCGAAGATATCGCGCGCATTTGCCATGCACACCCAACCTTGTCTGAAGCAGTGAAGGAAGCCGCACTGGCCGTTGATAAACGCGCCCTGAACTTCTGATCGACAGCACCATGTTGAATACGGCACGGGCATCTGGTTTGACCGGTGCCTGCCGTCAGTCTGATATTTCTGTATCGGCCAAACCGGGGTGCCACTGGCACCCCGGTTTGTTCCTGCCGTATATCCCTGTCGGCCTGCGAGCACGAACAGTACGTGCCGCTGTCACCTTGCCAGCGCTGGCATCTATCCGAATTTATTCTCACTCATCTGCTCCATGAACGTACTGCAATACTACGAAAAGACTCTTGCTGATCGCGGCTATCGGGCCGATGCGGCCCAGCAGAAGGCGATTGAGCGTTTGCAGGTTTTCGCCGACGAACTGGTTGCCTATCAACAAGAGTTGGCTAAACCTTTTCGCCGGTTTTTCCGCAAGCCGGAGCCGCCGCGTGGCGTTTACATGTGGGGCGGGGTCGGCCGCGGCAAAAGTTTTCTGATGGATTCCTTCTTCATGACGGTGCAGATCGAGAAGAAGACGCGGATTCACTTTCATGAATTTATGCGCAGTGTGCACCATCAGTTACAGGCGCTGCGTGGCAAGAGCGATCCTCTGGACGAAGTGGCGCATATCATCAGCGATAAATACAAGCTGATCTGTTTTGATGAGTTTCACGTCTCCGATATTGCAGATGCCATGATTCTGTACAAGCTGCTGCTCAATCTGTTTGACAACGGCACCAGCTTTATCATGACCTCCAATTATGAGCCATCGACACTGTATCCGGATGGCCTGCACCGTGACCGTATCCTGCCGGCCATTGCCCTGATTGAAAAACGCATGGACGTGGTCAATGTGGATACGGGCGTTGATTATCGGCAGCGCACGCTCGAGCAGGTACGCATGTACTTGACGCCGCTCAATGAGGACACGCAGGCACAGTTGCAGCAGGCATTTGACAGCCTGGCCGAAACGGCTCCGCAGGACACTGATCTGCGGATCGAGAACCGTGTGATCCGGGCCCGTGCGGTTGCCGGATCGGTGGTCTGGTTCACTTTTGCGGAGCTTTGTGGTGGCCCGCGCTCACAGAACGACTATCTGGAACTGGCCAATCGCTATCAGACCATTGTTCTCTCGGATGTGCCGCGCATGATGCCCAGACATTCCTCCGAGGCCCGGCGTTTTACCTGGTTGATCGATGTCCTGTATGATCATCATGTCAAGCTGATCATGTCGGCCGAATGTCCGCCCGAGGAACTGTATACTGAAGGCGTGCTCGCGAATGAATTTCACCGGACCGTATCACGGATTACCGAAATGCAGTCCAAAGAGTATCTTGAGTCCGAAAGACGCTTGTCGGTGAAACTTTAATACTATTGCAGTTGGAAACAGAATATGAGTGTTGAACAAACTTCCCCAGCCGGTGACGCAAGCCGGAATGTGCGCGTATTAACGGGCATTACCACTTCCGGCACACCGCATCTGGGCAATTATGCGGGTGCGATCCGGCCGGCGGTGGCCGCCAGTCGTCAGCCCAACGTTGATGCCTTCTTTTTTCTGGCCGACTATCATGCGCTGATCAAATGTGACGATCCGCAGCGCGTGGCCGCCTCGCGTTTGGAAATTGCCGCAACCTGGCTTGCCGCAGGGCTGGACCCCGAAAAAGTGACCTTTTATCGCCAGTCGGATGTGCCGGAGATTCCGGAACTGAGCTGGATCCTGACCTGCATTACCCCCAAGGGTCTGATGAATCGCGCCCATGCATACAAGGCGTCGGTGGATCAGAATGAGGCGCGCGGCGATGAACCCGATGACGGGGTGAATATGGGGCTTTTCTCCTACCCTGTCCTGATGGCTGCCGATATTCTGATGTTCAATGCCAACCGCGTACCTGTTGGCCGTGACCAGATCCAGCACCTGGAAATGGCGCGCGATATTGCCCAGCGCTTTAATCATCAGTATGGAGCAGGGCGCGATTACTTTGTGCTGCCCGACGTGCAGATTGATGAAGATGTAGCCACCTTGCCTGGCCTGGATGGGCGCAAGATGTCCAAAAGCTATAACAACACCATTCCGCTGTTCGAAGGTGGTGCCAAAGCGTTACCCAATGCGATTGCGCGGATCGTGACCGATTCCCGCGCCCCCGGTGAGGCCAAAGATGCTGAAGCGTCGCATCTGTTTATGATTTACAAGGCTTTCGCCACGCCGCAGGAGACAGACCATTTCCGGCGCGAACTGGCTGACGGCATGGGCTGGGGCGATGCCAAGAAAAAACTGGCGACTCACCTGGAAACCATTCTGGCACCGATGCGCGAGCAATATGTCACTCTCATGGATAATCCTGAAAGGATTGAAGACATTTTGCAGGCGGGCGCCGCCAAGGCACGCAGGCTGGCGACGCCTTTTATGCAGGAGATTCGCGAGGCGGTTGGCCTGCGCAATGGTACCCGCGTAAAAAGTGCGGCGCCGGAGAAAAAGAAAAGCGGTAAGGCGGCCCGGTTTATCAGCTTCCGTGATGATGATGGCACTTTCCGCAGCCGCCTGGTTGCGGCCGATGGCGATACCCTGCTGTTATCGGGCCCCTATACCGAGCCGAAACAGGCCGGACAGTTTGCCACGCAACTGTTATCGCTGGACCTGCGCTCGCTGATCCGTCGCAATCCCGACTACAGCGTTACCGTTCTGCTGGACGAGCAGGAGTTGGGGTCAAGCCCGGCCATGCAATCGGAGATGGAGCGTGAAGCGCTGATTGTACGATTGTTACAGACAGTTGATTCGCTGGCACCTGCCAGCGATGCATAGCCGCCGGGCTGGCGAGGGCCGGCCCGTATTTGGTTCGTCATAGGTTTGTCCCAGGTTCTTAGTAGATCCGTCTTAGGTTCGTATCAGGTTTACGACAATTGCAATGACGCGATGGCAACATTGCCAACCCTTTTAATACAGAGTCAGTATATGGATACACGCGTGACCGATCAGGATTTGCTTGTTATTGATGAAGCACAGTACGGTGTTGTGATTGATCTGGTCTATGCCAGCAGCAATAACATTGCAGGGCGCATCGTGTACCAGACCGCCCGTTGCGCCCTGCACAAAGACGCAGCGCCGCTGTTGCACAGAGCGGCGGAACTGGCTCGTTCTGCCGGTTATACCCTGAAGATTTTCGATGGCTATCGGCCACCTGCGGCACAGCGTATTTTCTGGTCGGCATTGCCCGATGCCCAGTATGTTGCAGATCCGTCACAGGGTTCGCATCATTCTCGCGGTACGGCGGTGGACGTGACGTTATTGGACGAGAATGGTGGCGAACTGGATATGGGCACCGGCTTTGATGCCATGGAAGATGCGTCGCACCACGATTATGCAGATCTGCCTGCTCTGGTGCAGAAAAATCGCTTGTTGTTGCTGGGTATTATGCTGCATGCCGGATTCCGGGGCATCAAGTCGGAATGGTGGCATTATGAATTGCCAAATTCAGTCAGCTACCCGATCATTGAAAGTACGCTGGTTACCGTTTAACGGGCACTGATCAGGTATAGCCAGGTTGAGCAGTCCGGATATAGGGATAGATGACTATTTCCTATTCCTATGACATTTGCTAAGATTTGCTCTTCATGTACAGGTTTGCGATTCACTCAGCCTGCAGCATTTCAGTCATTGTCGCCAATGCCTGCCAGTCGCAATCCGGACGCAGCATGCCTGCGCCGCGTTGACCAGACGGGTGCCTGTCGACGGGACAATCTACCGGAGTCTTACCATGTCAGTTCGCCGTACGTTTATGAAAAACGCATTCGTGGTGGCCTGTGCCACTGCACTGGGATTGTCTGTCAGCGCCGCGGTGCAAGCGGCCACGCCCAAGAATATGCTGGTTATCTCCAAAAGCGCTGATCCGCAAATGCTGGATATCGCCGTGACGATGGACAATAACGACTGGTCTATCACTTACCCCAGCTATCAGCGACTCATCAAATACAAGGCGGGCGGCTCGACCGAGGTGGAAGGCGAACTGGCCAAAAACTGGACCACCTCCGAGGACAAGCTCACCTGGACATTCACCCTGAATGACGGGCAGAAATTCAGCGACGGAACCCCAGTTAATGCGGAAGCGGTCAAGTACAGTTTTGACCGCCTCATGAAGATGAAGCAGGGCCCGTCCGAACCGTTTCCTGCCGGCCTGCAGGTCACGGTCAAGGATCCGCTCACTGTCGAATTTAAACTGGATAAGCCGTTTGCACCGTTTCTGAATATTCTGGCCAACAATGGCGCGGGTATTGTTAATCCGGCAGTTGAGAAGCAGGAAGGGGGTGCAGAGAAATATCTGGCCGGGCATACCGCCGGTTCAGGTCCCTATCAGCTGGCTAAATGGAACAAGGGTCAGAGCCTGATTCTGGAGCGCAATCCGCATTACGGCGGCCAGAAACCGGCACTGGAAAAAGTGGCATTTAAAATCGTACCCGAAGCGTCTGCCCGACGCCTGCAATTGCAGAATGGCGATCTGGATATCGTGGGCAGCATCCAGCCCGATCAGGTGAAAGCCATGCAAAACGCCAAAGGCGTGGTATTCAAAAAAGTGCCATCGCTACTGGTTTCGTATTTGTACCTGAACAATAAAACCGGGCCGCTCACCAATGTCGCACTGCGCAAAGCAATTACCGAGGCAGTTGACTACAACGGTATGATTAACGGGATTATGAATGGCGAGGCAAAACCGCTAAATGGTCCTATTCCCGATGGCATGTGGGGCCACGACGCTGCTGCGCCCGCATTCAAAACCGATGTGGCGGCCGCAAAGGCCAGCATAGGCGACGCTGCGCCGGACAAACCACTGACCTTGCTGTACTCCACCAAAGAGCCGTACTGGGAGCCTATCGTGCTGTCAGTCCAGGCCAGCCTGCAGGCGGTGGGTGTCAAGGTAAGGCTGGAAAAACTGGCCAATGCCACCATGCGTGACCGCTTGGGCAAAGGCGACTTTGATATCTCTATAGGCAACTGGTCCCCCGATTTTGCCGACCCGTTCATGTTCATGAATTACTGGTTTGATTCGTCCAAGCAGGGGCTGCCGGGCAATCGTTCCTTCTATTCCAACTCTGAAGTAGACAAGCTGGTGCGTCAGGCGGCAGAAGAAACCGATCAGGCCAAACGAACCAGCTTGTATCAGGAGGCGCAGAAGCAGGTGATAAAAGACTACGCTTATGTCTACCTGTTCCAGCACAGCAATCAAATGGGCTTGCGCGACAATGTAAAGGGTTATGCCTACAATCCCATGCTGCATGACGTCTATAATGTCGCGGATATCACCAAGGACTGACATCAGCAGGTAATGCCGGGTGCACAGCTTGTGCCTGGCAGGTATCAGCCTGGCTGCCGTCGCATAGCGCGACCTTGTCGTGGTTAACGCAAGCGTCGTGGCTTGAATAATCGGGTGAACGCGGCGTCTTGTCCGTGACAAGGCGCTGTCACCATTTCAAAAAGGCCGGTTTTGTTTTTCCAGATATTGTGTAAGCGGCTGCCCTGGCTCATTGTGGTGATGCTGGGTGTGTCAATAATCACTTTCAGCGTGTCTCATCTGATTCCCGGCGATCCTGCGCGGCTGATTGCCGGCGATCGGGCTACCGACGAAATCGTGGCGGGCATCCGTCACAAGCTGGGACTGGATCTGCCGCTGTATGAGCAGTACTGGCTCTATTTGAAAGGTCTGCTGCATGCAGACCTGGGCACGTCTATTCGTACGGGCCGTCCGGTTGTGGAGGATTTGCTCACGTTT of the Advenella mimigardefordensis DPN7 genome contains:
- the zapE gene encoding cell division protein ZapE, yielding MNVLQYYEKTLADRGYRADAAQQKAIERLQVFADELVAYQQELAKPFRRFFRKPEPPRGVYMWGGVGRGKSFLMDSFFMTVQIEKKTRIHFHEFMRSVHHQLQALRGKSDPLDEVAHIISDKYKLICFDEFHVSDIADAMILYKLLLNLFDNGTSFIMTSNYEPSTLYPDGLHRDRILPAIALIEKRMDVVNVDTGVDYRQRTLEQVRMYLTPLNEDTQAQLQQAFDSLAETAPQDTDLRIENRVIRARAVAGSVVWFTFAELCGGPRSQNDYLELANRYQTIVLSDVPRMMPRHSSEARRFTWLIDVLYDHHVKLIMSAECPPEELYTEGVLANEFHRTVSRITEMQSKEYLESERRLSVKL
- a CDS encoding tryptophan--tRNA ligase, with the protein product MSVEQTSPAGDASRNVRVLTGITTSGTPHLGNYAGAIRPAVAASRQPNVDAFFFLADYHALIKCDDPQRVAASRLEIAATWLAAGLDPEKVTFYRQSDVPEIPELSWILTCITPKGLMNRAHAYKASVDQNEARGDEPDDGVNMGLFSYPVLMAADILMFNANRVPVGRDQIQHLEMARDIAQRFNHQYGAGRDYFVLPDVQIDEDVATLPGLDGRKMSKSYNNTIPLFEGGAKALPNAIARIVTDSRAPGEAKDAEASHLFMIYKAFATPQETDHFRRELADGMGWGDAKKKLATHLETILAPMREQYVTLMDNPERIEDILQAGAAKARRLATPFMQEIREAVGLRNGTRVKSAAPEKKKSGKAARFISFRDDDGTFRSRLVAADGDTLLLSGPYTEPKQAGQFATQLLSLDLRSLIRRNPDYSVTVLLDEQELGSSPAMQSEMEREALIVRLLQTVDSLAPASDA
- the ddpX gene encoding D-alanyl-D-alanine dipeptidase; this translates as MDTRVTDQDLLVIDEAQYGVVIDLVYASSNNIAGRIVYQTARCALHKDAAPLLHRAAELARSAGYTLKIFDGYRPPAAQRIFWSALPDAQYVADPSQGSHHSRGTAVDVTLLDENGGELDMGTGFDAMEDASHHDYADLPALVQKNRLLLLGIMLHAGFRGIKSEWWHYELPNSVSYPIIESTLVTV
- a CDS encoding ABC transporter substrate-binding protein, with amino-acid sequence MSVRRTFMKNAFVVACATALGLSVSAAVQAATPKNMLVISKSADPQMLDIAVTMDNNDWSITYPSYQRLIKYKAGGSTEVEGELAKNWTTSEDKLTWTFTLNDGQKFSDGTPVNAEAVKYSFDRLMKMKQGPSEPFPAGLQVTVKDPLTVEFKLDKPFAPFLNILANNGAGIVNPAVEKQEGGAEKYLAGHTAGSGPYQLAKWNKGQSLILERNPHYGGQKPALEKVAFKIVPEASARRLQLQNGDLDIVGSIQPDQVKAMQNAKGVVFKKVPSLLVSYLYLNNKTGPLTNVALRKAITEAVDYNGMINGIMNGEAKPLNGPIPDGMWGHDAAAPAFKTDVAAAKASIGDAAPDKPLTLLYSTKEPYWEPIVLSVQASLQAVGVKVRLEKLANATMRDRLGKGDFDISIGNWSPDFADPFMFMNYWFDSSKQGLPGNRSFYSNSEVDKLVRQAAEETDQAKRTSLYQEAQKQVIKDYAYVYLFQHSNQMGLRDNVKGYAYNPMLHDVYNVADITKD